A DNA window from Pogona vitticeps strain Pit_001003342236 chromosome 2, PviZW2.1, whole genome shotgun sequence contains the following coding sequences:
- the LOC140704178 gene encoding taste receptor type 2 member 7-like, protein MIVLTSPLVFLAWTILAIILVISLLGNGFIVFVNGYRWLRNRRIDLCDILLTALSTSRCLLQFLFLMNYSLYFTPPEAYLSMSRKEIVSLSWYFLDIISLWCNTWLNVFYCVKVTNFPNRLFLWLKTRINALTLKLLGVSIVLSLIFSLPSTISYYDQKKWCNRTGMQPLNASQSKVCKDIGTLLLPPQLSVFLINFIMNITACILLLTSLWQHTRNMRKSNFGVKDLNTWVHVNVIKQLIFHVFFYFLYFVGMAIYTGSILNLRPMAEMASDILMSLLPLSHSIILILTNPKLKTSYARILKFRWRVS, encoded by the coding sequence ATGATTGTCTTAACCTCTCCACTTGTTTTCCTTGCTTGGACCATTTTGGCAATTATATTAGTCATTTCTTTGTTGGGAAATGGTTTTATCGTGTTTGTGAACGGGTACCGGTGGCTCCGAAACAGAAGGATAGACCTTTGTGATATTCTCTTAACTGCTTTGAGCACCTCCAGATGTCTGTTGCAGTTCCTTTTTCTGATGAATTATTCTCTGTATTTCACCCCTCCGGAGGCTTATCTGAGTATGTCCAGAAAGGAGATTGTATCCTTATCCTGGTACTTTCTGGACATAATCAGCCTTTGGTGCAACACATGGCTGAATGTTTTCTACTGCGTGAAGGTCACCAACTTTCCCAATCGTCTCTTCTTGTGGCTGAAGACAAGGATCAATGCGCTCACCCTCAAACTGCTTGGTGTGTCCATCGTTCTCTCCTTgatcttctctcttccttcaacCATCAGTTACTACGATCAGAAGAAGTGGTGCAACAGGACAGGAATGCAGCCACTAAATGCCAGTCAAAGCAAGGTTTGCAAAGATATAggcactcttcttcttcctccacagttatctgtttttttaataaatttcATCATGAACATAACAGCATGCATTCTTCTGCTCACCTCTCTCTGGCAGCACACAAGGAATATGAGAAAAAGCAACTTTGGTGTCAAGGACCTCAACACGTGGGTCCATGTCAATGTGATAAAACAGTTAATATTTCATGtcttcttctattttttatattttgttggcATGGCAATTTATACAGGTTCTATTTTGAATCTGAGACCAATGGCAGAAATGGCTTCTGATATTTTAATGTCTCTACTTCCTTTATCACACTCGATAATATTAATACTGACCAATCCAAAATTGAAAACCTCGTACGCTcgcattttaaaattcagatggAGAGTTTCATAA
- the LOC110084664 gene encoding LOW QUALITY PROTEIN: olfactory receptor 2A5-like (The sequence of the model RefSeq protein was modified relative to this genomic sequence to represent the inferred CDS: substituted 1 base at 1 genomic stop codon) produces MRNQTFVTEFILLGLSSSLEVRLLLLGLFSAVYTITLMGNATILILIWLDPRRHTPMYFFLSHLACVDICYTSSTVPQMLVNLRSPSKHISLVSCAIQMYIFLVLATTECFLLAVMAYDRYAAICHPLHYALLLNKRVSMNLATAAWASGFSLPVAHLVLTXQLPFCGSNIIDHFFCEMPAVLKLACADTQGVEKVTLVGCIFTLLTPLTFIVMTYIRILASVLKIRSSQGQHKAFSTCASHMTVVLLFYGSAIFMYMRPKSSYSPGQDKTISLFYSIIIPMFNPMVYSLKNKDVKGALIKVLRRYRTS; encoded by the exons ATGAGAAACCAAACATTTGTGACTGAATTCATCCTTCTTGGTCTCTCTAGCAGCCTGGAAGTCCGTCTCTTACTGTTGGGACTTTTTTCTGCAGTCTACACCATCACCTTGATGGGCAATGCAACCATACTGATCCTCATCTGGCTGGACCCCCGACGCCATACCCCCATGTATTTCTTCTTGAGCCACCTTGCCTGTGTAGACATCTGCTATACATCCAGCACAGTCCCTCAGATGCTGGTCAATCTTCGCAGTCCAAGCAAACATATCTCTCTGGTTTCTTGTGCCATACAGATGTATATCTTCCTTGTCTTGGCCACAACCGAATGTTTCCTTCTGGCAGTGATGGCGTATGATA gataTGCAGCAATATGCCATCCCCTGCACTACGCACTCCTCTTGAACAAGCGAGTGTCTATGAATCTGGCCACAGCAGCCTGGGCAAGTGGCTTCTCGTTGCCAGTGGCGCACCTGGTGCTCACCTAGCAATTGCCATTCTGTGGCTCCAATATCATTGACCACTTTTTTTGTGAAATGCCAGCAGTTCTGAAACTAGCATGTGCTGATACTCAAGGAGTTGAAAAGGTGACTTTGGTGGGATGCATTTTCACTCTGCTTACCCCTCTCACTTTCATTGTGATGACTTATATTCGCATCCTGGCTTCTGTCTTGAAAATCCGTTCTTCACAAGGTCAGCACAAAGCTTTCTCAACATGTGCCTCCCATATGACTGTGGTGCTTCTTTTTTATGGCAGCGCCATATTTATGTATATGAGACCCAAGTCAAGTTACTCTCCAGGTCAGGACAAAACCATATCTTTGTTCTATAGTATCATTATTCCTATGTTTAATCCCATGGTGTACAGTCTGAAGAATAAGGATGTGAAAGGGGCCTTGATTAAAGTCCTTAGGAGATATAGGACTTCCTGA